The Hymenobacter sp. DG01 sequence GGCTTCCTCTACCTCATCGTTTTCACGAAAGCGCGCTACCCGCTGGAAGTAGAACTGCAGGTTGCAGTTCAGATACTGGTTCAGGGCGGTGGGCGAGAGGCCTTTATCCAGCACTTCCCGCAGAGCCAGCAGCATGCCGGCATCCTTTTCCAGCACCAGGGCCGTCGTCTCGTCGGAGGCTTCCAGGGCAGAGGCTCCGGCGTGCTGAGGGGGTAGGGTTTCTTCCGCTTCAGGGGCGGTTACCGTGAGGTCCCGTAGCACAAGGCCGGGGTTCTGTACGGCTAGGTCGTTTTCAATCTGCAGCAGAAAGCGGCTTCGTTCCCCGGTGCGGGTCCCCTCGGCGCCGGGCAGAATGTGGAGCAGATCTACCTGGCGGGCGCGCTGCAAAAGCCGCCAGAACTGGTGGGCCGTGGCCGATTCATGATCGGCATAGGTGGGGAGCTGAAACGTGGTGAGCACGTCGTAAGGAAACAGGGAGCTGTGGCGCTTAGGGGCCGGCAGCACGTTCTCGTTGCAGCTCAGAATGATGATGTGGTCGAAGTCGAGGGCACGAGTTTCCAGCAAACCCATCACCTGCACATCGGCAATGGGCTCCCCGCTGAAGGGTAGGCGGGTAGCCTTCATCTGCTCATACAGGAACCGCCGGAACGAGCGCACCGACAGCCGCTGCTCCCGGCAGTCAAACACCGAATCAAGCCGCTTAACTAGGGTGAAGAACAGGTAGAGGTACTCCGCCTCAATGGCCGAGTGCTGGTCCTGGTAGGCCTGTTTGAGCAGGTTGATGAGGGTGTAGCACGCCGCAATAATGTCGTCGCAGTTATTCCAGGTGGCAAACAGGGCCTGCAGCAGCTCGTGGCCGCGGCCCAGCTCCACCAGCTCCTCGGCGGGCAGCAGCACGGCGTGGCGCTTCACAATGGCCCGGCAGACTTTATCGAGCAGGCCATGGTACTGGGTGTTTTCCTGCTTATCGAGCCAGTGCTGGTAGCGGCGCAGAAACGGGTGCTGCAGCAGCTTGCTGACGGCCAAATGATGGTAGCGCGGAATGCCGTAGCCGGTTTCCGGCGAGCCTTCCCGCACGCCCGTCAGGTGCACCTCAAACAGCAGATCCACCAGATTGAACAGGGGCGTACTCTGGAAGTTGAGGCCCATGGTGACGTTGTACTCCGGCACGGCATCGAGGGGTAGGCCGTGAAGCACCGGCAGCAGCAGGGTTTCATCGGGCAGCACTACCGCTACCTTGGCGTTGGGGTTCAGCTGCCGCGACTCGGCCAGCAGCTGCCCGGCCACTTTGCCCTGCATAGAGGCGTTGGCCACGCCCACAAACCGCACCTCCCGGGGCAGGCCGCGCAGCAGCTCGGCGGGCCCACCGAAGTTCTCCCAGGGCAAATCGAACAAGTCCTGATACTCGCGCAGGTGCTGGCCGGCCCGGTTAGGCGAGCCGCGCTCCAGGTAAAAGGCATCGGCGTCGAAAAACACCTCCGCCCGGTGAGCCTTGCGCAGCAGCCGAATCAGCTTTTCCTCGGCCTTCGAGAGCAGACCCAGACCGATGAATACGTGCTGGGGTAAATCCTCGCCTTTCTCCAATTTATCCTGCACCCGGTTTACGGCCAGTCGGTAGGCCAGGCCGGGGTAGGCGAGGTGGTTCTGCTCCATGCGCCGGCGCAGACGACGGTACACCTTCTCCAGGTCGTCCCAGAAGCGGAAGTAAGCGGCCGTGGTGCTCTGGGGGGCAGGCTCGGCGCCCAGTTCCCACCGCTCCAGGGCCTTGGCCTGGCTCAGGTATTCAAAGATTTTCTTGGGCGAAGCCAGGTTCTGATCGAGGCTGGAAAAGTCCTGCACCAGCAGGCCCGACCACCCCACAAACTGGTCGAAATCCAGCTTGGGGTCGATGTCGCGCAGAATCTCAAACAGTAAGAGCTGCAGGGCAATGGGCTCCTCTACCTGCACGCCGGCCAGCTCCACCATGTAGTCTTCCATGGCCGCGATGCGCGGGCTCCAGAGGGCTACCCCCGCTTCGGCCGCCAGGCTCAGCTCGTTCTGCAGGTACACCACTGCCCGCCGGGTCGGCACCACCACCACCAAATCCGACAAGTCGCCGCTAGGCCCATACTTGGCCACCAACTCCCGGGCCATGCGCGTGAGGAAGGGCGTCGTATCGGGGCGGTTGGTGAGCGGGGCGAGGGTAGGGGAAGCGGGGGCGGTAATCATATAGTGTAAAGATACGGGGCAGGGATGGCTATAGTGCCTACCCAGGCTTTTCGCGGTATCCATTCTCTTAATACTTTATGCCCCTCGTATGATTCCCTGAGTTTGGCAGCCCTTTGCCGCGCAGCCAAACTTTAGTAGGTTCAATTAACGTCAATGTCCTATTCCTACATGTTGACTTTGTCTGCTATAAACTACGTCAATCTACCAGCGTATGTAGCTGATGGTCTGTGGCCGCACACCCAACCATTGCACAATGCGCGCCCGCTTATCCATCTCATTACTTCTCCTATGAAGGCAGATAACAAAACGATACTGGAACAGGCCAATGCCGCCATCAGCACCGGCAACAATGAGGGCTTTTTAGCCCACTGCACCGAGGATACACAGTGGACTTTTGTAGGCGAGCAGACGTTGCGGGGGAAGGAGGCGGTTCGGGCCTGGATGGTCACCGCCTATGAGAAGCCACCCGTATTTCAGGCCCGGCAGTTTATTGCCGAGGGTGACTTTGTAACGGCCCTCGGTACGATTACGCTGCCCGACAAAGATGGCCAGGCCACGGAGTATGCCTACTGCGACGTCTGGCGTTTCCGCGACGGCAAAATGGCCGAGCTAACGGCCTTTGTCATTAAGCCTTAAAAGCAGCTAGCTCCCAGTTTAATTACTGCCGGAGTTTCAGTGGCGGGATGGTACCAGTAGGGGCTGTTGTGTCCGGTGTCTGGATGGTGACACACTTTACCAGCCGGAAGCATGGGCCAGTCTTTTCTGCTGTACATTGCCGCATGTGCTTTCGTCGTCTCTCCCTGTTTTTACTGGCCGTTGGCTTCATCACCTCCTGCCAACCCTCCACACCCGCCGGCAGGCTACTACCCCACCCACCGCCCCGAACTCGATAGACGCGGAGGCCGTTGCCGCACCGGTACCGCCCGCCCCCAACACCACCGACTGGCTAAGCCGAACCCTGCCCGAAAAGGCCACTACCGACACCACTTTCCTTATCGACGGGAAGCCATACCGCCTGCGCCTGAGCGCCACCGCCGACTCGGCGCACATGCTGCGCATTGCCACCGATGGCATTGTGGGGCCGGCCCTGGCCGCCGACAGCAACTTCGCCCGCAACCGGCTGGTGGAGGGGCCCGCAGGCTACTACCGCATTGCACTTATCACGGCGGCGGGCCAGCCAGTAATGCGCAAGGAGTTCCGGAAGCCGGATTTCTACCAGGTGGCTGGGGCCGATATCGTGGTGGTAAGTGAGCCGACGCCGCCCCGGTTTCTGGGGTATTATCCGG is a genomic window containing:
- a CDS encoding PD-(D/E)XK nuclease family protein: MITAPASPTLAPLTNRPDTTPFLTRMARELVAKYGPSGDLSDLVVVVPTRRAVVYLQNELSLAAEAGVALWSPRIAAMEDYMVELAGVQVEEPIALQLLLFEILRDIDPKLDFDQFVGWSGLLVQDFSSLDQNLASPKKIFEYLSQAKALERWELGAEPAPQSTTAAYFRFWDDLEKVYRRLRRRMEQNHLAYPGLAYRLAVNRVQDKLEKGEDLPQHVFIGLGLLSKAEEKLIRLLRKAHRAEVFFDADAFYLERGSPNRAGQHLREYQDLFDLPWENFGGPAELLRGLPREVRFVGVANASMQGKVAGQLLAESRQLNPNAKVAVVLPDETLLLPVLHGLPLDAVPEYNVTMGLNFQSTPLFNLVDLLFEVHLTGVREGSPETGYGIPRYHHLAVSKLLQHPFLRRYQHWLDKQENTQYHGLLDKVCRAIVKRHAVLLPAEELVELGRGHELLQALFATWNNCDDIIAACYTLINLLKQAYQDQHSAIEAEYLYLFFTLVKRLDSVFDCREQRLSVRSFRRFLYEQMKATRLPFSGEPIADVQVMGLLETRALDFDHIIILSCNENVLPAPKRHSSLFPYDVLTTFQLPTYADHESATAHQFWRLLQRARQVDLLHILPGAEGTRTGERSRFLLQIENDLAVQNPGLVLRDLTVTAPEAEETLPPQHAGASALEASDETTALVLEKDAGMLLALREVLDKGLSPTALNQYLNCNLQFYFQRVARFRENDEVEEALGPDGFGTVVHEALEELLTPFAQTIRRQMVNAQAPPLTAADIPGLVKLAPVMIAKALRKEEEGRHARADEGLNHVLGQVAGQLVRRYLESLLEQPDTLPLQIQGLEEELHATVFVPLPSGEKLPVRLLGKADRVDQFPDGRLRVVDYKTGMVEKYHLQLLKRGEGPAEAVQRLLTDATPAADKVRQLWLYRFLLAQQGRPAADAAIISLRNLSAGPMSADMSFLTADGQDFVQHSEQLLSQLVNRILDPEEPIRKTDDQDKCQYCPYRSICAR
- a CDS encoding nuclear transport factor 2 family protein, with product MKADNKTILEQANAAISTGNNEGFLAHCTEDTQWTFVGEQTLRGKEAVRAWMVTAYEKPPVFQARQFIAEGDFVTALGTITLPDKDGQATEYAYCDVWRFRDGKMAELTAFVIKP